In the genome of Marinitoga sp. 38H-ov, one region contains:
- a CDS encoding ribbon-helix-helix domain-containing protein produces the protein MSEKVTIKIPKPLYESLKKIIEGTGYSSVTEFVIFVLRDLVSSNEPEDYKENIEEFTEEELEIIKQRLRNLGYID, from the coding sequence ATGTCTGAAAAGGTAACAATTAAAATCCCTAAACCATTATATGAAAGTTTAAAAAAAATAATAGAGGGCACAGGATATAGTAGTGTAACAGAATTTGTAATTTTTGTACTAAGAGATTTGGTTTCTTCTAACGAACCAGAAGATTATAAGGAAAATATAGAGGAATTTACAGAAGAAGAACTTGAAATAATAAAACAAAGACTAAGAAATTTAGGATACATAGATTAA
- the cysC gene encoding adenylyl-sulfate kinase, with amino-acid sequence MQEKSPNVKWQHTKIRKEDREKVLKQKGFVLWFTGLSGSGKSTIAIEVEYILNSMGYATYLLDGDNIRHGLNKDLGFSVEDRKENIRRISEVACLFQDAGIITLATFISPFKKDRENIRKLIPENRFIEIYVKCSLETCEKRDIKGLYKKAREGIIKDFTGISSPYEEPENPEIIVNTDKETLEESINKIITYLKNHQLIR; translated from the coding sequence ATGCAAGAAAAGTCACCAAATGTAAAGTGGCAACATACAAAAATAAGAAAAGAAGATAGAGAAAAAGTTTTAAAACAAAAAGGATTTGTATTATGGTTCACCGGACTTTCTGGTTCGGGAAAGTCAACGATTGCCATTGAAGTCGAATATATTTTAAATTCAATGGGATACGCTACATATCTCCTAGATGGAGATAATATAAGACATGGTTTAAATAAAGATTTAGGTTTTTCTGTAGAAGATAGAAAAGAAAATATAAGAAGAATTTCAGAGGTTGCCTGCTTATTTCAAGATGCTGGAATAATAACATTAGCTACATTTATCTCCCCTTTTAAAAAAGATAGAGAAAATATAAGAAAATTAATACCTGAAAACAGATTTATAGAAATATATGTTAAATGTTCATTAGAAACATGCGAAAAAAGAGATATCAAAGGGTTATATAAAAAAGCAAGAGAAGGCATTATAAAAGACTTTACAGGTATATCCTCGCCATACGAAGAACCAGAAAATCCTGAAATAATAGTAAATACAGATAAAGAAACCTTAGAAGAATCCATTAATAAAATTATAACATATTTAAAAAATCACCAATTAATCAGGTGA
- a CDS encoding DASS family sodium-coupled anion symporter, which produces MKRKIIFLITIILFSLPFITNPPEGLDSNGYKSLVIFLVSILWWSTKFVPLMITSILSIISFPLLGIQSSAEVYSKFGNSAVFFVLGSFILASAMIRSGLSKRIALKFLVIFGKTPLSLVLSFQYLAIIMSFWTSGHAVAAMLMPIVLEIGNVLYEQENGEIYLKFLTLSSMWGSIIGSGTTLLGGARGPLAIAMLKKITGINISFTQWIISTLPIVISVSTIASIIIIKNTPKNIDISKGINLLKNKNLKLSKLSQRELYILTILIITMIMWISFGTKMGIANIALLSVIILFIFRLISWNEVEKDVNWGIILMYGGAIAMGSTLAETGVSTWIMNLIPISNSLLFLVLIIIITVLFTEFMSNTAVVAFLLPIVLSTGLSLNILPQILVFSVVLPAGFAFMLPMSTPAVAIMLSTNYIDTKDTIKYGIILNITGIIATILSILIYWPILYK; this is translated from the coding sequence ATGAAAAGAAAAATAATTTTTCTTATAACAATTATTTTATTTTCCCTTCCTTTTATAACCAATCCACCAGAAGGTCTTGATTCTAATGGATATAAATCACTTGTAATTTTTCTTGTTTCTATATTATGGTGGAGTACAAAATTTGTTCCTTTAATGATTACAAGCATACTATCTATAATTTCATTTCCACTGCTTGGAATTCAGAGTTCTGCAGAAGTTTATTCGAAATTTGGGAATAGCGCTGTTTTTTTTGTTTTGGGCTCATTTATTTTAGCTTCTGCAATGATTAGAAGTGGTTTGAGTAAAAGAATTGCGTTAAAATTTCTCGTAATTTTTGGAAAAACACCATTATCATTAGTTTTAAGTTTTCAGTATCTTGCTATAATCATGTCTTTCTGGACATCGGGGCATGCTGTGGCAGCTATGTTGATGCCTATAGTTCTTGAAATTGGAAATGTTTTGTATGAACAAGAAAATGGAGAAATATATCTAAAGTTTTTAACCCTTTCATCTATGTGGGGATCTATTATTGGTTCTGGAACAACTTTGCTTGGCGGTGCTAGAGGACCTCTTGCAATAGCTATGTTAAAAAAAATAACAGGTATAAATATATCATTTACTCAATGGATTATTTCAACATTACCGATAGTTATTTCTGTCTCAACAATTGCTTCTATAATAATTATAAAAAATACACCAAAAAATATTGATATCTCTAAAGGCATCAATCTTTTAAAAAATAAAAATTTAAAACTTTCAAAATTATCTCAAAGAGAATTATATATATTAACTATATTAATAATTACTATGATAATGTGGATAAGTTTTGGCACAAAAATGGGAATCGCAAATATTGCACTTTTATCAGTAATAATATTATTTATCTTTAGATTAATATCCTGGAATGAAGTTGAAAAAGATGTTAATTGGGGTATCATTCTAATGTATGGCGGAGCAATCGCAATGGGAAGCACATTAGCAGAAACTGGAGTTTCAACCTGGATAATGAACTTAATTCCTATATCAAACTCATTACTATTTTTAGTATTAATTATAATAATAACCGTATTATTTACAGAGTTTATGAGTAATACTGCTGTTGTTGCATTTTTGTTGCCTATTGTATTATCAACAGGATTATCCTTAAATATTTTACCGCAAATACTTGTGTTTAGTGTTGTATTACCAGCAGGTTTCGCTTTTATGTTACCAATGAGCACACCAGCTGTTGCTATAATGTTATCAACAAATTATATTGATACAAAAGACACTATAAAATATGGAATAATTTTAAATATTACAGGTATTATTGCGACTATACTTTCAATATTAATATATTGGCCTATATTATATAAATAA
- the cysD gene encoding sulfate adenylyltransferase subunit CysD — translation MDHLERLEVKSIHIFREAYANFKNLCMLWSIGKDSTVLLWLARKAFFGHVPFPLVHIDTSYKIPEMIEYRDRLAMEWNLDMIYGQNVEALKTKQTFPDGNATRLECCKRLKTDALRHTLDGTWTRYRLNHATGKYEPDPNREPFTGVIVGVRADEEGSRSKERYFSPRDQENLWDISDQPPEFWNQYKTDFAPGTHLRIHPLLDWTELDIWKYIKRENIPTVSLYYDNGNGKRYRSLGCYPCTFPIDSNAKNVDEVIEELESGKLKNIAERSGRAQDKEDGGGLEELRKDGYM, via the coding sequence ATGGATCATCTTGAACGATTAGAAGTAAAAAGCATACATATATTTAGAGAAGCATACGCAAACTTCAAAAACTTATGTATGCTATGGTCAATAGGAAAAGATAGTACAGTATTATTATGGCTTGCCAGAAAAGCATTTTTTGGGCATGTGCCTTTTCCTTTAGTTCATATTGATACAAGTTATAAAATACCAGAAATGATTGAATATAGAGATAGATTAGCAATGGAATGGAATTTAGATATGATATATGGCCAAAATGTAGAAGCACTAAAAACAAAACAAACATTTCCTGATGGAAATGCAACTAGGCTTGAATGTTGTAAAAGATTAAAAACAGATGCCTTAAGACATACTTTAGATGGAACATGGACGAGATATAGATTAAATCACGCAACTGGTAAATATGAACCAGATCCTAATAGAGAACCTTTTACGGGAGTTATCGTTGGTGTTAGAGCTGACGAAGAAGGATCTAGATCAAAAGAAAGGTATTTTTCCCCAAGAGATCAAGAAAATCTTTGGGATATTTCCGATCAACCACCAGAATTTTGGAATCAATACAAAACAGATTTTGCACCAGGAACACATTTAAGAATACATCCTTTACTCGATTGGACAGAATTGGATATATGGAAGTATATCAAAAGAGAAAATATACCCACAGTTTCATTATATTATGATAATGGAAATGGAAAAAGATATAGATCATTAGGATGTTATCCATGTACATTCCCAATAGATTCAAATGCAAAAAATGTAGATGAAGTAATAGAAGAATTAGAAAGCGGTAAATTAAAAAATATTGCAGAAAGATCCGGAAGAGCACAAGATAAAGAAGATGGTGGAGGATTAGAAGAATTAAGAAAAGATGGATACATGTAA
- a CDS encoding GTP-binding protein, with the protein MDKIIEKQDMSIVFVGHVDHGKSTIVGRLLADTNSLPEGKLEQVKENCRRNSKPFEYAFLIDALKDEQAQGITIDAARIFFKTEKRNYIIIDAPGHIEFLKNMVTGASHAEAALLVIDAAEGVKENSKRHGYMLAMLGIKQITVLVNKMDLINYDEKIYNSIVKEYTEFLNKINITPKTFIPVSGLEGDNIASLSNKMPWYNGQTVLETLDSFETEKLPEDKPFRMPVQDVYKFTKSGDNRRIVAGTIETGKIKVGDEVIFYPSGKKSKVKTIEEFNKPIQTEKKAGQHCGFTLEEQIYVRRGEIATVNGEKKPLVSKKIKANMFWLGKDPMIKGKEYILKIGTAKVRCKIDKINMILDASTLEKSIKDRIDRHDVAEIILKTEKPIAFDLTYEIPQTSRFVIVDNYEISGGGIIIEQVKDEQYNIRDKVILRNYKWIKGDISREERAEKYSQKSTLLLITGKEGEGRKDIARALEKRLFNDGKFVYFLGIGNILYGVDADIKNHEDSKVKNREEHLRRMAEIAHIMLDSGMILIITAIELTNKDLDLIKTIVDPDLIQVIWVGEDITTDIKPDLHIYDFEHTESAMNIIKSELQEKGIIFKPW; encoded by the coding sequence ATGGATAAAATAATAGAAAAACAAGATATGAGTATAGTTTTTGTAGGACACGTTGATCACGGAAAAAGTACAATAGTAGGAAGACTATTAGCAGATACCAACTCTTTACCTGAAGGAAAACTTGAACAAGTTAAAGAAAATTGTAGAAGAAATTCTAAACCATTTGAATATGCATTTTTAATTGATGCATTAAAAGATGAACAAGCACAAGGAATAACAATAGATGCTGCAAGGATATTCTTTAAAACAGAAAAAAGAAATTATATAATAATAGACGCTCCAGGGCATATAGAATTCTTAAAAAATATGGTTACAGGTGCATCACATGCTGAAGCAGCATTACTAGTAATAGATGCAGCAGAAGGAGTTAAAGAAAACTCAAAAAGGCATGGATATATGTTAGCAATGTTGGGCATTAAACAAATAACTGTATTAGTAAATAAAATGGATTTAATAAACTATGATGAAAAAATATATAATAGTATTGTAAAAGAATATACAGAATTTCTAAATAAAATAAACATTACACCAAAAACATTTATACCAGTATCAGGACTTGAAGGAGATAATATAGCCTCATTATCAAACAAAATGCCATGGTATAATGGTCAAACTGTATTAGAAACATTAGATTCTTTTGAAACAGAAAAGCTTCCAGAAGACAAACCATTTAGAATGCCTGTACAGGACGTATATAAATTTACTAAAAGTGGAGATAATAGGAGAATAGTTGCTGGAACTATAGAAACAGGAAAAATTAAAGTTGGAGATGAAGTTATATTCTATCCTTCTGGAAAAAAAAGCAAAGTAAAAACAATAGAAGAGTTTAATAAACCAATACAAACAGAAAAAAAAGCAGGACAACATTGTGGTTTTACATTAGAAGAACAAATATATGTAAGAAGAGGAGAAATTGCTACAGTAAATGGCGAAAAAAAACCATTGGTATCTAAAAAAATAAAAGCAAATATGTTTTGGTTAGGAAAAGATCCAATGATTAAAGGTAAAGAATACATATTAAAAATAGGAACAGCTAAAGTCAGATGCAAAATAGACAAAATAAATATGATATTAGATGCTTCAACATTAGAAAAATCAATAAAAGATAGAATAGATAGACATGATGTAGCAGAAATAATATTAAAAACAGAAAAGCCAATAGCATTTGACTTGACATATGAAATTCCTCAAACTAGCAGATTTGTTATAGTAGATAATTATGAAATTTCTGGTGGAGGAATAATAATTGAACAAGTTAAAGATGAACAATACAATATAAGAGATAAGGTTATATTAAGGAATTACAAATGGATAAAAGGAGATATTTCAAGAGAAGAAAGAGCAGAAAAATATTCTCAAAAATCAACATTATTATTGATAACAGGAAAAGAAGGAGAAGGAAGAAAAGATATTGCAAGAGCATTAGAAAAGAGATTATTTAATGATGGTAAATTTGTATATTTTTTAGGTATAGGAAATATATTATATGGTGTTGATGCTGATATAAAAAATCATGAAGATTCAAAAGTTAAAAATAGAGAAGAACATTTGAGGAGAATGGCTGAAATAGCTCATATAATGTTAGATTCTGGAATGATATTAATAATTACAGCAATAGAACTAACAAATAAAGATTTGGATTTAATTAAAACAATTGTAGACCCAGATTTAATTCAAGTAATATGGGTAGGCGAAGATATAACAACAGACATAAAACCGGATTTACACATCTACGATTTTGAACACACAGAATCTGCAATGAATATAATCAAATCAGAATTACAAGAAAAAGGAATAATATTTAAACCCTGGTAA
- a CDS encoding CopG family transcriptional regulator gives MAKEIKISDELFEKIKSNLEEYGFETVDEYVEFVLNEVLNSDEENNEEVFNEEEEEIIKKRLQDLGYLD, from the coding sequence ATGGCAAAAGAAATCAAAATTTCAGATGAATTATTTGAAAAAATCAAATCAAACCTGGAAGAATATGGTTTTGAAACTGTAGATGAATATGTGGAATTTGTATTAAATGAAGTATTAAACTCAGATGAAGAAAATAATGAAGAAGTATTCAATGAAGAAGAAGAAGAAATAATAAAAAAGAGATTACAAGATTTAGGATATCTTGATTAA
- a CDS encoding alkaline phosphatase family protein, which yields MKNKKLVVIGLDCADPKLVFEEFIDELPTIKKIAEDGSYGPLESTIPPITVPAWMSMMTGKDPGTLGFYGFRNRKDYSYDSVFFANSRLVKEKTVWDKLGEKGLKSIVLGVPLTYPPKSINGYLVTSFLTPSTKSEYTYPKSLKKEIENWVGEYMFDVENFRSNDKERLLKDLYIMEEKRFTVAKHLLTEKEWDFFMMVIMGTDRLHHAFWAHYDKTHFKHDPNSKFVNAIKDYYKFIDEKIEELISTLPENTEILIVSDHGVKKMEGGIAINDWLIEKGYLALKEKPEKPTRIGKLISEDKIDWSKTKAWGMGGYYGRIFLNVKGREPNGIIPKEKYEEVRNQLIKDLSEITDENGNNIGTVSFKPEEVYEKTNNIAPDLIVYFGNLDWRSMGTVGNETIWLHENDTGPDDANHAQHGMILSTLKNVPKKITDVHKFILNFYNL from the coding sequence ATGAAAAATAAAAAATTAGTTGTAATAGGGTTGGATTGTGCTGATCCAAAACTCGTTTTTGAAGAGTTTATAGATGAATTACCAACAATTAAGAAAATTGCAGAAGATGGAAGTTATGGTCCGTTGGAATCAACAATTCCGCCAATTACAGTTCCTGCGTGGATGTCAATGATGACAGGTAAAGATCCTGGAACATTGGGGTTTTACGGTTTTAGAAACAGAAAAGATTATTCATATGATTCTGTATTCTTTGCAAATTCAAGACTAGTAAAAGAAAAAACAGTATGGGATAAATTAGGTGAAAAGGGTTTAAAATCAATTGTTTTAGGTGTTCCTTTAACCTACCCACCAAAATCAATAAATGGATATCTGGTGACTAGTTTCTTAACTCCAAGCACAAAATCAGAATACACCTATCCAAAATCTTTAAAAAAAGAAATAGAAAATTGGGTAGGAGAATATATGTTTGATGTTGAAAATTTTAGAAGTAATGACAAAGAAAGACTATTAAAAGATTTATATATAATGGAAGAAAAAAGATTCACTGTTGCTAAACATTTATTAACAGAAAAAGAATGGGACTTTTTCATGATGGTTATAATGGGAACAGATAGATTACATCATGCATTCTGGGCACATTATGATAAAACTCATTTTAAACATGATCCAAATAGTAAATTTGTAAATGCAATAAAAGATTATTATAAGTTTATTGATGAGAAAATAGAAGAATTAATAAGTACTCTTCCAGAAAACACAGAAATTCTAATAGTTTCCGATCATGGAGTTAAAAAAATGGAAGGTGGAATAGCAATTAATGATTGGTTAATAGAAAAAGGATATTTAGCTTTAAAAGAAAAACCAGAAAAACCTACAAGAATTGGTAAATTAATTTCTGAAGATAAAATAGATTGGTCAAAAACAAAAGCCTGGGGAATGGGAGGTTATTACGGAAGAATATTCCTTAATGTTAAAGGAAGAGAACCAAATGGAATAATTCCAAAAGAAAAATACGAAGAAGTAAGAAACCAATTAATAAAAGACTTATCTGAAATTACAGATGAAAATGGAAATAATATAGGTACAGTTTCATTCAAACCAGAAGAAGTATACGAAAAAACAAACAATATTGCACCGGATTTAATCGTTTATTTTGGTAATTTAGACTGGCGTTCAATGGGAACAGTTGGAAATGAAACAATATGGCTTCATGAAAATGACACTGGTCCAGATGATGCAAACCATGCTCAACATGGAATGATTCTGAGTACTTTGAAAAATGTTCCAAAAAAAATTACTGATGTCCACAAATTCATTCTTAATTTTTATAATTTATAA